The Tautonia plasticadhaerens nucleotide sequence CTCTTCAGCGGCGTCTCGCCCTGCGGGGTGGCCGCCCTCCAGCTCGGACGCAATAGGCGTTCAAGGGTCGGGTGTTGAATGAGCCGGGGGTATTCCCTATACCTGGGGCCATGAGTGATTCGCCTCCGATCCCGGAACCCCTGTGGCGATCCGTGCCACCCGAGGCCCAGGCCGCCGTCCGGGCCCGGTTGGGGTCGTTGGAGCGGCGGGTCGCCGAGTCGGAGCGGCGGCTCGACACCAACTCCGCCAGCTCCTCCAGGCCGTCGTCCGCCGATCCCCCCTCGGCCAAGCGTCGGCCCCCGGCCCTCGCCTCGGGCAGGTAGAGGGGCGGCCCGCCCGGCCATCGCCACCAACGCCGGGCCCCGGTCCCACCCGAGGCACTCCGGCAGGTCATCGAGTGCAAGCCCCCGGAGTGCCGTCGCTGCGGTCAGGCTCGCGCTGGCGATGATCCCGCACCGCTGCGACGTCAAGTCGCCGAGGTGCCGCCGATCCAGCCGGTCGCGGGCGAATACCGGCTGCATCGCCTTAGGTGCCCCCGTGGCCGCACCTCGACCCGTGCCCCCTCGCCGCCGGGCGTGCCCCCCGGGGCCTTCGGTCCCCGGCTGCGGGCCAACCTCGGCGTCCTGGCCGGGGGCTACCGCCTGGGCAAGCGACCGGTCCGGCAGATGGCCTCCGACATGCTCGGGCTGTCGCTCTCCACCGGCATGACCTGCCGGCTCGGGCGTCAGGGGGCCGCCGAGTTGCGGGCCCCGGTCGAGGAGCTTCGGGAGCATGTCCGGGGGGCCGACTCGGGCCACATCGACGAGGCGGTCCGAGAGCAGGGCCAGGCCGATGTGTGGCCGTGGGCGGCCGTGACGAAGATGGCCGCCGTTTTCACCATCGCCCCGGGTCGGGGGGCCGATGTGGCCAGGGCCATGCTCGGGACCGCCGCCCGGAAGGTCGTCATCAGCGACCGGCTCGAGAGCTACAACCGGATCAAGCGATGGCAGTCCTGCTGGGCCCGCCCCCGGCGGGACTCCCAGGCGATGATCGACCGCGGGGGCGAGGCCGGCGAGGTCGGCCGGCGGTTGATGGAGCACTCCGACGCCCGGTTCGGGTGGTGGTACCGGGTGCGGGATGGGACGCTGTCCCGGTCGAGCTTCCGGCTGTCCGTGTCGTGGCCGCGGGCCCGCCCGGTAGATGACCTGGGGTGGGGGGCGGCGTGCTCCTGCCCCAGGACGGCGGGGACGTGCCGGGAGTTGCTCCCCGGTGAGACGCACCTGTGGACCTTCGCCCGAGTCGAAGGGATCGAGCCGACGGGCAACGACGCCGAGCGGGAGTTGCGACATGCGGTGATCTGTCGCAAGGCCAGCGGCGGCACCGACAGCGAATCCGGGAGCCGGTTCGTGGAGCGGATGCTCTCGGCGGTGGCGACGTGCCGCCAGCAAGGCCTCGGCGTGCTGGATTACCTGACCCACTGCTATCAGGCCCACCTCGACGGACATCCTGCCCCCTCGCTCCTCCCAGCCACCTCCGACGCTCAAGCCGCCTGATCAGGGCGTGAACACCTACGTTCGTGCTGACGACCGGGGCCCGCTGGGAGGCCATCCCGCCGGAGCCCGGCTGCTCCGGACGCACGGCCCGCCGCCGGCTGCGGGCCTGGGAGGGGGTCGGCATCCGGGACCGCCTCCACGCCGACCTGCTGGGCACGCTCAAACGGGCCGGCAAGCCCGATGTCGGCATCGTGATCGTCGACGGCGTGACGGTCAAGGCCTCCGGCGGGGGCGAGGCGACCGGCCCCAGCCCCGTCGACCGCAGGAAATCCTGCACGAAGCACACCCTCCTGGTGAATCGCCACGGCGTGCCGCTGGCGACCCGCACCGCCGGGGCGTTTGCCAGCGACCACACGCAGATCATCCCGGTGGTGCTCGACTTCCCGAGGGTCAAGGGGACGCCGTGCCGCCCGAAGGGGTTGCCGGACGACCTGTACGCCGACCGGGGCTATGACAGCGAGGGGACCAGGGGGTTCCCGCGGTGGCTGGGCATCGAGCCGCACATCGCCACGCGGGAGACGCCGCACGGCAGTCGGCTCGGGGTGATCCGCTGGGTGGTGGAGCGGACGACCGCCTGGCTGAAGGGGCTGCGCCGGCTGCGGGTGCGATACGACCGGCTGGGGGTGATCATCGATGCCTGGACGACGCCGGCGGCGAGCGTCCTCTGCTTCCGCATCCTGCACCATGACGCCATGTGAAAAAGCAGGGTCTTGTCAGAGCTTGTAAGCGAGGGGAACCACGCTACCTGCACGAGCTCGTCCGGCCCTCAAGCCAGGGAAATGTCACGTTATTTCATGCCTTGAGCAGGGCGTTCCACTGATACTCCTCGCCCAAGGCATACTTCAGGCGTCTGGCCTAGATCCCCCGTCGGCACCCGGTCTTGCCCCTCAATAAACCAAGGGCCAACCGCCGGATCACACTCAAGTTCGCCGCCGCGTGGCCCGTCCGAACCCGAGACGCATCCACCCGGAAGCTCACATCTAGTTACCAATGCGGTTGATTCTCGATCCCACACTGACCCCGCACCGCGGCGGCGAACTCCTACGCGGATCGCTGACGGATCGGGTCGTAGGATCGCCCCTCCAGGCCGGTCCGCCCCCGTGAAGCCGTCCGCTCCGAGAACGCCAAGCCCACGGCACGCAGGTCCTGGCACAAGCCCTCCAGATCGAACCCCGTGGGGCCGGGAAGACCATCGGTGCGGACTTCCCGGCGATCTTAATTGGGGGGTGCCTGCGGGGCCGTTCGGTGCGGGGGTCGGTGTGGTCCCGGAAGGGGTCGTGGAGGGCGGCGGGTCCGTCGCTGGACATGAGCGTGTCCGTCGGGGTGAGAGATGACCCACGTGAAGAGCCCCGATTGTACGCCCACAGACTTTCTCCAAGCAGCGTCAGATCGCTTTCTTCATGCGTCGGTCCTTGTTTGGGCCGAGCAATCGGGCGTCGGGACGGTCAGGTGGCCAGGCCCTATACTTGGTGGGAGCCGCCCCGCCTCGCGTGCGAGCGGGCCCGAATCGAATCGATCCTCGGCCTGGATGGGGTCATGTTGACGCGCAGCCTCCTGTTCCGGATCGCGGGTCCGACGTTGTTCGTGGGCCTGCTGTTCCTCGGATCGTGTCTCGTCGCGGGCGTCTCCCTGTACCACCGGCAGGCCGCCGCGCTGCGGGATCTCCGAGACCACATCACGGACGACAGGTCCGTTGCCGATGACCTGCCGGCGGATCTGGCCGAGTCGGAGGTGACGCTGCGGCGGGCGGCGGCCTGGGCGACCGGGGGCCTGGCCGGGGTCGCGGCGGCCGGGATGCTGGCCGCGCTGCTGGCCGGCTTCTCGACGGCCCGCGGCCTGGGCCGCGCCGTGCTACGGGCCGAGGAGCTGGCCGAAGTCGGCCAGATCGCCGCCGGGCTGGCCCACGAGCTGCGCAACCCCTTGACCTCCATCAAGATGCTCGTGCAGATCGACCGCGAGAAGGCCGAGGCCCATGGCCTGCCGTCGGACGACCTCCATGCCATCGAGCAGGAGATCCAGCGGATGGAGGGCCGGCTCAACGCCTTCATGGACTTCGCCCGGCCCCCCCGGCCCGAGCGCCGGAGGCTCGACCTGGCGGTGGTCGTCGACCAGACCCTCGCCCTGGTCCGGGGGAGGGCGGCCAAGCAGCGGGTGGCTCTGCGATTCGACCGCCCCGGCACGCCGATCCTGGTGGAGGCCGACGGCGAGCAGATCCGGCAGTTGCTGGTCAACCTGGCCCTCAACGCCCTGGATGTCATGCCCCGCGGCGGCATCCTCGAGATCACGTTGCTCGAGCCGGCCGGAGGCGAGGCCGAGCTGCGCGTGCTGGACACCGGGCCGGGCATCCCGGCGCGGCACCTCGGGCGGCTCTACGAGCCCTTCTTCACCAGCAAGGAGACGGGCCTGGGCCTGGGCCTGGTCGTCTCGCAGCGGATCGCCAGGGACCACGGCGGCAGCCTCCGGGCGGAGAACCGGACAGAGGGCGGGGCCTGTTTCGCCCTCCGGCTGCCGGCCAGACACGACCTATGATGCGAGGCACCCCCATGACCGACGTCCTGGTGATCGACGACGAGCCGTTCATCCGCCACGCCTTCCGCAAGGCCTTCGAGGACACCGAGCTGGACGTGCGGACGGCCGGCGATGCGGCCGAGGGGATGGCGTTCCTCGCCCGAGAACGCCCTTACGCGGTGGTCCTGGACATCAACCTGCCCGACCGCTCGGGCCTGGACGTCTTCGGCGACATCCGCCGGCTCGACGCCCGGATCCCGGTGATCTTCATCACCGGCCACGGGACCACCGAGACGGCGATCGAGGCCATGAAGTTGGGCGCCTTCGACTACCTGCTCAAGCCCCTGGACGTGCCCCAGGTCCGGGAGCTGGTCACTCGGGCTTGCGAGGTCGGCCGCCTGGCTCGCGTCCCGGCCCTGACGCCCGACGAGCCGCCGGCGCCCGGGCCCGCCGACGTGCTCGTCGGCCGCAGCCCGGCCATGCAGGAGGTCTACAAGGCCATCGGACGGGTGGCGCCTCAGGACGTCACGGCGCTGATCCTGGGCGAGAGCGGCACGGGCAAGGAGCTGGTGGCGCGGGCCATCTATCAGCACGGCCGACGAGCCGCCGGCCCGTTCCTGGCCGTCAACTGCGCCGCCATCCCCGAGACGCTGCTGGAGAGCGAGTTGTTCGGCCACGAGAAGGGGGCGTTCACCGGTGCCGACCGCACGCGGATCGGTGTCTTCGAGCAGTGCCACGGCGGGACGCTGTTCCTGGACGAGATCGGCGACATGACGCCGCTGACCCAGGCGAAGATCCTGCGGGTCCTGCAGGACGGCCGCTTCGAGCGGGTCGGCGGCAACGAGACGATCCGGGCGGACGTGCGGATCATCGCCGCCACGAACCGGGACCTGCCGGAGATGGTCGCCGCCGGGGAGTTCCGCGGCGACCTGTACTACCGCCTGGGGGTCTTCACGATCACCCTACCTCCCCTGAGGGAGCGGCTGGAAGACCTGCCGGGCCTGGTCGATCACTTCCTGTCGCGGTTCAGCCCCGAGCTGGGGAAGGAGGCCTATCGGGCGTCGCCCGAGGCAATGGAACTACTGCGAGGCCACCCCTGGCCGGGCAACCTCCGAGAGCTGCAGGGGGTGCTGAAGCAGGCGCTGCTGCGGGCCCAGGGGCCGGTGCTGCTGCCCGAGTTCCTGCCGGGGTCGATCCGAGGCGGCGCGGCCCCCGGCGGGGGCGACCCGCCGCCGGAGTCCGTCGACTGGGAGGGGTTCTTGGAGGAACGGCTCCGCGCCGGCACGCAGGACCTCTACGCCGAGGCGCTGGGGCTGATCGAGCGGTCGCTGGTGACGCGGGTGCTGCGTCGGACCGGGGGCAACCAGGCGCAGGCGGCGAAGATCCTGGGGATCACGCGGGGCAGCCTGCGGACCAAGATCCGCACCCTCGGCGTCCGGATCGAGCGGGCGGTGTGGTCGCCCGACGACCCGTCGGGCCGCTAGGCGACCCCGCAGATCGCCCGGCGACCCTGGGGGCAGTCCGACGGCCCGAAGACCCCGACGACGACGCGTGCCCGACGATGCCCGGGCCTGCGGTGTCGCCGAAGTGAAATTTGACACAAATCGATTCGAGCGAGTGGTTTGCGTTGTAGGGGGCGAGGGGAAAACTCCGGCGGACGCGTTTGGGCACGGTTCTTGATTAAGTGTTCTCACGTCCTGCGGCAACTCCGGTCGAAGGTCGACCGGGGCCGCACGATCGTCGCAACGGACCGGGCCGGTCACGGCGGGGCTTACCGCCGGCGGGCGGATGATCTCCGTCCGCGCCGGGCACGGGGGTAGCCAACCGCGGTCACCGACCGGGGCGATCGCCTCGACGGATTGCCGCCGCGTTAATACTCGGAAATGATGACATGAAAAACACACTCGCCCATTCGCCGCGTCCCCTCCGCCGGGCCAGCCACGGCAACGTCGTCACCTCGGTCGCCTTCGCGCCCGACGGAGAGACCCTGGCCAGCGGCAGCTGGGACGGGACCATCAAGCTCTGGGACGTCCGAGGCGGGAAGCTGGCCCCGCGTCGTACCCTGCGCGGGGAGTGGGACGAGGTCGAGGCGATCGCCTTCGCGCCCGACGGCTCGGTCGCGGGCCTGGGCACCGGCTGGGACGGCACCCCCTTCGGCGCCGTGACGGTGTGGGCCCCGGGGGCGTCCCGGGGGCTGCCGCTGCTCCGGGTGGCCGACAAGCTCGACGCGATCGCCTTCGCGCCCGACGGGGCGACGCTGGCGACGGCGAGCGCCGACTCGCGCACGGTGACGCTCTGGGACGTGGCGACGGGCCGGGAGCGGGAGACCCTGCCGGATCACCGGGGGCCGGTCTGGTCGGTGGCGTTCTCCCCCGACGGGAGGACATTCGCGGCGGCCTCCGGGGCGGTGCCGGCGGTCGCTGACCGGGATGGCGACCCCCAGCCCGGCGCAATCCGCCTATGGGATCTCGCCGGACCCGGGCCCAGG carries:
- a CDS encoding DUF6444 domain-containing protein, which produces MSDSPPIPEPLWRSVPPEAQAAVRARLGSLERRVAESERRLDTNSASSSRPSSADPPSAKRRPPALASGR
- a CDS encoding IS5 family transposase, whose protein sequence is MLTTGARWEAIPPEPGCSGRTARRRLRAWEGVGIRDRLHADLLGTLKRAGKPDVGIVIVDGVTVKASGGGEATGPSPVDRRKSCTKHTLLVNRHGVPLATRTAGAFASDHTQIIPVVLDFPRVKGTPCRPKGLPDDLYADRGYDSEGTRGFPRWLGIEPHIATRETPHGSRLGVIRWVVERTTAWLKGLRRLRVRYDRLGVIIDAWTTPAASVLCFRILHHDAM
- a CDS encoding sigma-54-dependent transcriptional regulator; translated protein: MTDVLVIDDEPFIRHAFRKAFEDTELDVRTAGDAAEGMAFLARERPYAVVLDINLPDRSGLDVFGDIRRLDARIPVIFITGHGTTETAIEAMKLGAFDYLLKPLDVPQVRELVTRACEVGRLARVPALTPDEPPAPGPADVLVGRSPAMQEVYKAIGRVAPQDVTALILGESGTGKELVARAIYQHGRRAAGPFLAVNCAAIPETLLESELFGHEKGAFTGADRTRIGVFEQCHGGTLFLDEIGDMTPLTQAKILRVLQDGRFERVGGNETIRADVRIIAATNRDLPEMVAAGEFRGDLYYRLGVFTITLPPLRERLEDLPGLVDHFLSRFSPELGKEAYRASPEAMELLRGHPWPGNLRELQGVLKQALLRAQGPVLLPEFLPGSIRGGAAPGGGDPPPESVDWEGFLEERLRAGTQDLYAEALGLIERSLVTRVLRRTGGNQAQAAKILGITRGSLRTKIRTLGVRIERAVWSPDDPSGR
- a CDS encoding WD40 repeat domain-containing protein, which produces MKNTLAHSPRPLRRASHGNVVTSVAFAPDGETLASGSWDGTIKLWDVRGGKLAPRRTLRGEWDEVEAIAFAPDGSVAGLGTGWDGTPFGAVTVWAPGASRGLPLLRVADKLDAIAFAPDGATLATASADSRTVTLWDVATGRERETLPDHRGPVWSVAFSPDGRTFAAASGAVPAVADRDGDPQPGAIRLWDLAGPGPRRRVDLVGHAYGIVSVAFAPGGATLASGGFDCAAKLWDVAAAHERATLEGHGAWVASVAFSPDGSALATGSHDQAIKLWDAATGRELATLEGHTGNVYSVAFSPDGTLLASGSLDGSVKIWDVEAHRAGRPPDPQSIDLEEAAR
- a CDS encoding sensor histidine kinase, which translates into the protein MLTRSLLFRIAGPTLFVGLLFLGSCLVAGVSLYHRQAAALRDLRDHITDDRSVADDLPADLAESEVTLRRAAAWATGGLAGVAAAGMLAALLAGFSTARGLGRAVLRAEELAEVGQIAAGLAHELRNPLTSIKMLVQIDREKAEAHGLPSDDLHAIEQEIQRMEGRLNAFMDFARPPRPERRRLDLAVVVDQTLALVRGRAAKQRVALRFDRPGTPILVEADGEQIRQLLVNLALNALDVMPRGGILEITLLEPAGGEAELRVLDTGPGIPARHLGRLYEPFFTSKETGLGLGLVVSQRIARDHGGSLRAENRTEGGACFALRLPARHDL